A part of Aegilops tauschii subsp. strangulata cultivar AL8/78 chromosome 2, Aet v6.0, whole genome shotgun sequence genomic DNA contains:
- the LOC109768936 gene encoding F-box protein At3g07870-like, giving the protein MPGKGGATLLEDLPEEIVDKILIRLPPKDVGHCRAVSKSWRSATSTPAFMLEHRRCQPLLPIVDGQGRPASLVVLRDAGAMKAPHQQQLWPFFPGYKPLSHNRLRGACGGFLIVSQGYTFYICNPVIRKCALLPLPEREYNTIAGFYCHHSSEEYRVLWVSRPDHLSNSSLYVLTVGSDRPRQISVRMSILSSPSVEQDLLSKLYSSPPVHHHGSLHWGLCPYVNIMGGRVDIIVFDTEAESFRWMHGPIHSQPYCNWKLFDMEETFAFWCSLSERSSMDVWVMQDYKAEIWAFKYRIDLSMVEASRQLYLTSFKKKKRRPLDSTVQYLDNMVVLNERELLIAFNMKNVLRWDIDGKFLGIVNIGKSQYCMSLTHHRLQESIVPIPGHDMMEEEYEEYPFSTGHA; this is encoded by the coding sequence ATGCCTGGCAAGGGAGGCGCAACCCTGCTTGAGGACCTGCCCGAGGAAATCGTTGACAAGATACTCATCAGGTTGCCGCCCAAGGACGTCGGCCACTGCCGTGCCGTCAGCAAGTCATGGCGCAGCGCGACATCCACGCCTGCATTCATGCTCGAGCACCGCCGCTGCCAGCCGTTGCTCCCCATTGTCGACGGGCAAGGGCGGCCGGCCAGCCTCGTCGTTCTCCGTGATGCCGGTGCCATGAAAGCCCCCCACCAGCAGCAGCTCTGGCCTTTCTTCCCGGGCTACAAGCCACTTTCCCACAATCGCCTCAGAGGCGCTTGTGGTGGCTTCCTCATCGTCTCTCAGGGATACACGTTCTACATCTGCAACCCGGTCATCCGCAAGTGTGCTCTCCTGCCGCTGCCTGAGAGGGAGTACAACACCATAGCCGGTTTCTACTGCCACCATTCAAGTGAAGAGTATAGGGTGCTCTGGGTCTCACGCCCAGACCACTTGTCTAACTCCAGCTTATACGTCCTCACGGTGGGATCTGACAGGCCGAGGCAAATCAGTGTCAGAATGTCAATACTCTCATCACCTTCAGTGGAACAGGATTTACTGAGCAAGCTGTACTCTTCACCACCAGTCCACCACCATGGCAGCCTGCACTGGGGTCTTTGCCCTTACGTCAACATTATGGGAGGTCGCGTAGACATTATTGTGTTTGACACAGAAGCAGAGTCATTTCGGTGGATGCACGGTCCCATCCATTCCCAGCCATACTGTAACTGGAAGCTGTTCGACATGGAGGAGACGTTTGCTTTCTGGTGCAGCTTGAGTGAAAGGTCTTCTATGGATGTCTGGGTGATGCAGGATTACAAGGCTGAAATCTGGGCTTTCAAGTACCGGATTGACCTGTCAATGGTAGAGGCATCAAGGCAGCTTTATTTAACTTctttcaaaaagaaaaagagaagaccacTTGATTCAACAGTGCAGTATTTGGACAACATGGTTGTGCTAAACGAGCGTGAGCTGCTGATCGCGTTTAATATGAAAAATGTGTTGCGCTGGGATATTGATGGCAAGTTCTTAGGTATTGTGAACATTGGAAAGAGTCAGTACTGCATGTCGCTTACGCACCACCGCCTCCAAGAGAGCATTGTTCCGATTCCAGGCCATGATATGATGGAAGAAGAATATGAGGAGTATCCATTCTCCACAGGGCATGCCTGA